In Synechococcus sp. CB0101, a genomic segment contains:
- the purC gene encoding phosphoribosylaminoimidazolesuccinocarboxamide synthase: MTSYSLGSLLYEGKAKRVFATDQADLVAVEYKDDATAFNALKKAQLAGKGELNCQISARLFELLEREGIPTHYLSLQEPNWMLVRPVQIVPVEVVVRNTAFGSLCKQMPIEPGTPLDPPLLDLYYKDDAFGDPLLTDARLERLALLSAAQRQELERLAMAVNTCLRQFFAGIALQLVDFKIELGLTADGVLVVADEISPDTCRLWDLQVSDASDRILDKDRFRQDLGGVVEAYGEVLKRVQGACPSPRLGK; encoded by the coding sequence ATGACCAGCTACAGCCTTGGATCGCTGCTCTATGAGGGCAAGGCCAAGCGGGTCTTCGCCACCGATCAGGCCGATCTGGTGGCGGTGGAATACAAAGACGATGCCACGGCCTTCAACGCCCTGAAAAAAGCCCAATTGGCGGGCAAGGGCGAGCTCAACTGTCAGATCTCGGCGCGGTTGTTTGAGCTTCTGGAGCGCGAGGGCATTCCCACCCATTACCTGTCGCTCCAGGAGCCCAACTGGATGTTGGTGCGTCCGGTGCAGATCGTGCCGGTGGAGGTGGTGGTGCGGAACACCGCTTTTGGCTCCCTGTGCAAGCAGATGCCGATTGAGCCCGGCACGCCGCTCGACCCGCCCTTGCTCGATCTCTATTACAAGGACGACGCCTTCGGGGATCCCCTGCTCACCGATGCCCGCCTGGAGCGTCTGGCCCTGCTCAGCGCAGCTCAGCGCCAGGAGCTGGAGCGTCTGGCCATGGCTGTGAACACCTGCTTGCGCCAGTTCTTCGCTGGGATTGCGCTGCAGCTGGTGGATTTCAAGATCGAGCTGGGCCTCACCGCCGATGGTGTTCTGGTGGTGGCCGATGAAATCAGCCCCGACACCTGCCGTCTCTGGGATCTGCAGGTGAGTGATGCCAGCGATCGCATCCTTGATAAAGACCGCTTCCGCCAGGACCTCGGCGGTGTGGTGGAGGCCTACGGGGAGGTTCTCAAACGGGTCCAAGGCGCCTGTCCTTCACCCCGTCTAGGCAAGTAA
- the lpxC gene encoding UDP-3-O-acyl-N-acetylglucosamine deacetylase gives MSIWPEDYSQAWTLAAAVERSGVGLHSGATARLRLEPFDQPGYWVAWLDAPRVPPQRLHPDQVCETQLCTALQLDQRRLATVEHLLAALAGVGISSALLLVDGPEIPLMDGSAQPWVEAIAEVGLQPLGARPNAPALLAPITLQQGQSFATALPSDRLRVAAAIEFPQAAIGRQLYSLELTPQAFVEQIAPARTFGFKHQVEQLLAAGLIKGGALDNALVCDGDGWVNPPLRFADEPVRHKLLDLLGDLALAGLPQAQVFAFRGSHGLHTALAAALVSSN, from the coding sequence GTGAGCATCTGGCCCGAGGACTACAGCCAGGCGTGGACCCTGGCGGCAGCGGTGGAGCGTTCCGGTGTGGGTCTCCACAGCGGAGCAACGGCGCGGCTGCGGCTCGAGCCGTTTGACCAGCCGGGCTATTGGGTGGCCTGGCTCGATGCCCCCCGTGTTCCCCCCCAGCGCCTGCATCCCGACCAGGTGTGCGAAACCCAGCTCTGCACCGCGCTGCAGCTTGATCAGCGGCGCCTCGCCACCGTGGAGCACCTGCTGGCGGCGTTGGCCGGCGTTGGCATCAGCTCTGCGCTGTTGCTGGTGGATGGCCCTGAAATCCCGCTGATGGATGGATCCGCTCAGCCCTGGGTGGAGGCCATCGCTGAAGTGGGCCTCCAGCCTTTGGGTGCTCGACCCAACGCACCCGCGCTGCTGGCTCCCATCACCCTGCAACAGGGCCAGAGCTTCGCCACAGCTCTTCCATCGGATCGCCTGCGCGTAGCCGCGGCGATTGAGTTTCCCCAGGCCGCCATCGGACGCCAGCTCTACAGCCTGGAACTCACGCCCCAGGCCTTTGTGGAGCAGATCGCTCCAGCTCGCACGTTCGGCTTCAAGCACCAGGTGGAGCAGCTGCTGGCTGCCGGCCTGATCAAGGGCGGTGCCCTCGACAATGCCCTGGTGTGTGATGGCGATGGCTGGGTGAATCCGCCGCTGCGCTTTGCCGATGAGCCGGTGCGCCATAAGCTCCTGGACCTGTTGGGGGATCTCGCTTTGGCGGGGCTGCCCCAGGCCCAGGTGTTCGCCTTCCGCGGCTCCCACGGGTTGCATACGGCCCTGGCTGCCGCCTTGGTTTCTTCGAACTGA
- the lpxA gene encoding acyl-ACP--UDP-N-acetylglucosamine O-acyltransferase: MSSLAMETNTGETRIHPTAVVDSRAQIDLGVEIGPYAVVGPEVCIGAGSRIGPHVVLDGRVRMGRGNRIFPGACIGAEPQDLKYNGASTEVVIGDDNAIRECVTINRATHDGEQTRIGSGNLLMAYSHLGHNCLLGDRIVIANGVAVAGHVVIGDRAIIGGVLGIHQFVHIGTMAMVGGMSRIDRDVPPYAIVEGHPGRLRGLNRIGIKRSGLAELDGGAQAKQLQQVWAELYRSDAVLADALQQVRQQTLLPPAEILVSFLEASIGPGRRGPLPAGRS, from the coding sequence ATGTCGTCTCTCGCCATGGAAACCAACACCGGCGAAACCAGGATTCACCCCACGGCGGTGGTGGATTCCCGTGCTCAGATCGATCTGGGCGTGGAGATCGGCCCCTACGCCGTTGTGGGGCCTGAGGTGTGCATCGGTGCCGGCAGTCGCATCGGCCCCCATGTGGTGCTCGATGGCCGTGTGCGCATGGGCCGCGGCAATCGCATCTTCCCGGGGGCCTGCATCGGTGCTGAACCCCAAGACCTCAAATACAACGGGGCGTCTACCGAGGTGGTGATTGGCGATGACAACGCCATTCGCGAGTGCGTGACCATCAACCGGGCCACCCATGACGGGGAACAGACCCGGATCGGCAGCGGCAATCTGTTGATGGCCTACAGCCACCTCGGCCACAACTGCCTGTTGGGTGACCGCATCGTGATTGCCAATGGCGTGGCGGTGGCCGGCCATGTGGTGATTGGAGATCGCGCCATCATTGGTGGCGTGCTCGGCATCCACCAGTTCGTGCATATCGGCACGATGGCGATGGTGGGTGGCATGAGCCGCATCGATCGGGATGTGCCGCCTTACGCCATCGTGGAAGGCCACCCAGGCCGCTTGCGGGGGCTGAACCGCATTGGCATCAAGCGCAGCGGGCTCGCCGAGCTCGATGGCGGTGCGCAGGCCAAACAGCTGCAGCAGGTGTGGGCGGAGCTCTATCGCAGCGATGCGGTGCTGGCCGACGCCCTGCAGCAGGTGCGTCAGCAGACCCTCCTTCCCCCCGCTGAAATCTTGGTGAGCTTCCTGGAAGCCTCCATTGGTCCCGGTCGCCGTGGTCCGCTGCCAGCTGGCCGTTCATGA
- the purD gene encoding phosphoribosylamine--glycine ligase → MSTAAPGVSPAHVLVVGGGGRENALAWALNRSTGVRQVWVSPGNGGTQDLEGCRQLSIAESDHDGLLAACREHGIELVVVGPEAPLAAGLADKLRAAGIPVFGPGADGAQLEASKQWAKALMVEAGVPTAGYWKANSREEALAALETQGQPLVVKADGLAAGKGVTVAETIEEARSAIEEIFAGRFGSEASLVLEERTHGPEVSVFALTDGERMVLLPPAQDHKRIGEGDTGPNTGGMGAYAPAPLLNAAGLEQVRQLVLEPTLAALNARGIRYRGVIYAGLMLTEQGPSVIEFNCRFGDPECETLMPLLGPELAAVLLACANGTLDQAPALSIAPFCSACVIAAAQGYPGEIRKGDAIESSLQPSSDLQLFHAGTQRQADGRCLTSGGRVLAVVAQADSFDNAFERAYTGLAQVQFEGMTFRRDIGHQVRSR, encoded by the coding sequence ATGAGCACCGCTGCCCCCGGAGTGAGCCCTGCCCACGTGCTCGTGGTGGGTGGCGGTGGCCGTGAAAACGCCCTGGCCTGGGCCTTGAACCGCAGCACAGGCGTGCGGCAAGTGTGGGTGAGCCCCGGCAATGGCGGCACCCAAGACCTGGAGGGCTGCCGGCAGCTGTCCATTGCCGAAAGCGACCACGACGGCCTCCTGGCAGCGTGCCGAGAGCACGGCATCGAACTGGTGGTGGTGGGTCCGGAGGCCCCCCTCGCTGCTGGGCTGGCCGACAAGCTGCGCGCAGCCGGCATCCCGGTGTTTGGCCCCGGCGCCGATGGCGCTCAGCTCGAGGCCAGCAAGCAATGGGCCAAGGCGCTGATGGTGGAGGCGGGCGTTCCCACGGCGGGCTACTGGAAAGCCAACAGCCGCGAGGAAGCCCTGGCAGCGCTGGAGACCCAGGGCCAACCACTGGTGGTGAAGGCCGATGGCCTGGCCGCCGGCAAGGGGGTCACGGTGGCCGAAACGATCGAAGAAGCCCGTAGCGCCATCGAAGAGATCTTTGCGGGCCGTTTCGGCAGCGAGGCCTCACTGGTGCTGGAGGAGCGCACCCACGGGCCGGAGGTGTCGGTGTTTGCCCTCACCGACGGCGAGCGCATGGTGCTGCTGCCTCCCGCCCAGGACCACAAACGCATTGGCGAAGGCGACACCGGCCCCAACACCGGTGGGATGGGTGCCTATGCCCCGGCACCGCTGCTGAATGCGGCTGGACTGGAGCAGGTGCGCCAACTGGTGCTGGAGCCAACCCTCGCCGCGTTGAACGCCCGCGGCATCCGCTATCGCGGCGTGATTTACGCCGGCTTGATGCTCACCGAGCAGGGGCCCAGCGTGATCGAGTTCAACTGCCGCTTCGGCGACCCGGAATGCGAAACGCTGATGCCCCTGCTGGGACCTGAATTGGCCGCCGTGCTGCTGGCCTGCGCCAATGGCACGCTGGATCAAGCTCCGGCCCTGAGCATCGCGCCCTTCTGCAGTGCCTGCGTGATTGCCGCGGCCCAGGGCTACCCAGGTGAGATCCGCAAAGGGGATGCGATTGAGAGCAGCCTCCAACCCAGCAGCGATCTGCAGCTCTTCCATGCCGGCACCCAGCGCCAAGCCGATGGCCGCTGTCTCACCAGCGGCGGACGCGTGCTGGCGGTGGTAGCTCAGGCCGACTCCTTTGACAACGCCTTCGAGCGGGCTTACACCGGCCTGGCTCAGGTGCAGTTCGAAGGGATGACCTTCCGCCGCGACATCGGACACCAGGTGCGCAGCCGATGA
- the fabZ gene encoding 3-hydroxyacyl-ACP dehydratase FabZ: MLTSEQIQGLLPHRYPFALVDRVIEHEPGKRAVAIKNVTFNEPQFQGHFPGRPLMPGVLIVEAMAQVGGLIVTQMPDLPKGLFVFAGIDGVRFRRPVVPGDQLVISCELLSLKRQRFGKVKAEAKVDGELVCGGELMFSLVD; encoded by the coding sequence GTGCTCACCAGCGAGCAGATCCAGGGTTTGCTGCCCCACCGCTATCCCTTTGCGCTGGTGGATCGGGTGATTGAGCACGAGCCGGGGAAGCGGGCCGTGGCGATCAAAAACGTCACCTTCAATGAGCCGCAATTTCAGGGGCATTTCCCCGGGCGGCCGTTGATGCCCGGTGTGCTGATCGTGGAGGCCATGGCCCAGGTGGGTGGCCTGATCGTCACCCAGATGCCCGATCTCCCCAAGGGATTGTTTGTGTTTGCAGGGATCGATGGTGTGCGTTTTCGCCGGCCTGTGGTGCCCGGCGATCAGCTGGTGATCAGCTGTGAATTGCTCAGCCTCAAGCGCCAGCGCTTCGGCAAGGTGAAGGCTGAAGCGAAGGTGGATGGGGAGCTGGTCTGCGGCGGAGAGCTGATGTTCTCCTTGGTGGACTGA
- the nblS gene encoding two-component system sensor histidine kinase NblS: MSAGTAPLNWQQRLARWWAEFSLQTKLLAAATLVVSLVMAGICFFALNGIQADVRMSDTRFARDLGLLLSANVTPLVAEGNDRELAAVAERFWKSSRSLRYIFFADPDGVIYLGIPISGSSGGSELLLSRRLELPADLARRPQNPLIRQHLSPDGQVTDVFVPLVSGDRYLGVLALGINPNEAALASAALSREVTVAVFISIWVLVILGAVFNALTITQPVKELLRGVRSIASGDFEARIALPVGGELGELLEGFNDMASQLEAYNEANIEELTAAQVKQQSLIATMADGALLLDAEGRVVLVNPTARRLFRWEGRKLEGALVGEELPDVLALELQTPLETLLSGERDSSDVRCNFGEPPRTLRIVLQSVRDASGESLKGIAVTVQDLTREVELNAAQSRFISNVSHELRTPLFNIKSYVETLHDLGDQLSEEDRKEFLAIANDETDRLTRLVNDVLDLSRLESDRTWSMEPVELRPAMEQTLRNYRLNAQDKGVELSLEVDEQLPRVRGNWDLLLQVFDNLVGNGLKFTASGGRLMLRAYPWPDTCLIDPSTEATGDSPTCALTAPLPRLRVEIADTGSGISREDQERIFERFYRVENAVHTEVGTGLGLSIVRGILEKHGTQVRMVSELGVGTTFWFDLPLEQADDGELRIEAERASRSLELI, encoded by the coding sequence ATGAGCGCGGGCACTGCCCCCTTGAACTGGCAGCAGCGGCTAGCCCGCTGGTGGGCTGAATTCAGCCTGCAAACCAAGCTGCTCGCCGCGGCCACCTTGGTGGTGAGCCTGGTGATGGCGGGCATCTGCTTCTTTGCCCTGAACGGCATTCAGGCGGATGTGCGCATGAGCGACACCCGCTTCGCCCGCGATCTGGGCCTGTTGCTCTCGGCCAACGTGACGCCCCTGGTGGCCGAAGGCAACGACCGCGAGCTGGCGGCCGTTGCCGAACGCTTCTGGAAATCCAGCCGCAGCCTGCGTTACATCTTTTTTGCCGATCCCGATGGGGTGATCTACCTCGGGATTCCGATCAGCGGCAGCAGCGGCGGCAGTGAACTGCTGCTCAGCCGCCGCCTGGAGCTCCCGGCCGACCTGGCCCGCCGCCCCCAGAACCCGCTGATCCGCCAGCACCTCAGTCCGGATGGGCAGGTGACCGATGTGTTCGTGCCGCTGGTGTCAGGCGATCGCTACCTAGGCGTGCTGGCCCTGGGCATCAACCCCAACGAAGCCGCCCTGGCCAGCGCCGCCCTGAGCCGTGAGGTAACGGTGGCGGTGTTCATTTCGATTTGGGTGCTGGTGATCCTTGGGGCGGTGTTTAACGCCCTCACGATCACCCAACCGGTGAAAGAGCTCCTGAGAGGCGTGCGCTCGATCGCCAGCGGCGATTTCGAAGCCCGCATCGCTCTGCCGGTGGGCGGCGAACTCGGAGAACTGCTGGAGGGGTTCAACGACATGGCCTCCCAGCTCGAGGCCTACAACGAAGCCAACATCGAAGAGCTCACCGCCGCGCAGGTGAAGCAGCAGTCGCTAATCGCCACCATGGCCGATGGCGCTCTGTTGCTTGATGCCGAGGGCCGAGTGGTGTTGGTGAACCCCACGGCACGCCGCCTGTTCCGATGGGAAGGCCGCAAGCTCGAGGGAGCACTGGTGGGCGAGGAGCTGCCGGATGTGCTGGCACTCGAACTGCAAACACCCCTGGAGACCCTGCTCAGCGGTGAACGCGACAGCAGCGATGTGCGCTGCAACTTTGGCGAGCCGCCCCGCACCCTGCGCATTGTTCTGCAGTCGGTGCGGGATGCCAGCGGTGAAAGCCTCAAGGGCATCGCCGTCACGGTGCAAGACCTCACCCGCGAGGTGGAGCTGAATGCGGCCCAGAGCCGTTTCATCAGCAACGTCTCCCACGAACTACGCACGCCGCTGTTCAACATCAAGAGCTACGTGGAAACCCTCCACGACCTGGGCGATCAACTGAGCGAGGAAGACCGCAAGGAGTTTCTGGCGATTGCCAATGACGAAACGGATCGCCTCACCCGCCTGGTGAACGATGTGCTGGATCTCTCTCGGCTGGAGAGCGATCGCACCTGGAGCATGGAGCCGGTGGAGCTGCGGCCCGCCATGGAGCAAACCCTGCGCAACTACCGCCTCAATGCCCAGGACAAAGGGGTGGAGCTGTCGTTGGAAGTGGATGAACAGCTCCCGCGGGTGCGGGGCAACTGGGATCTTTTGCTGCAGGTGTTCGACAACCTGGTGGGCAATGGACTCAAGTTCACCGCCAGCGGCGGGAGATTGATGCTGCGGGCTTACCCCTGGCCCGACACCTGCCTGATCGACCCCAGCACCGAAGCCACAGGCGACAGCCCCACCTGCGCCCTCACAGCACCGTTGCCGCGCCTGCGGGTGGAAATTGCAGATACCGGCTCCGGCATTTCCCGCGAAGACCAGGAGCGGATCTTCGAGCGCTTCTACCGGGTGGAAAACGCGGTGCACACCGAAGTGGGTACCGGGCTGGGCCTCTCGATCGTGCGCGGCATCCTCGAGAAACACGGCACCCAGGTGCGCATGGTGAGCGAGCTGGGGGTCGGCACCACCTTCTGGTTCGATCTACCCCTGGAGCAAGCCGACGACGGCGAACTGCGCATCGAGGCAGAGCGGGCCAGCCGCAGCCTGGAGCTGATCTAG
- the lpxB gene encoding lipid-A-disaccharide synthase codes for MRRLLISTGEVSGDLQGGLLVAALREEAQRRQLPLEIAALGGARMAQAGATLLADTTPMGSIGLWEALPLVLPTLRVQRRVSRWLKRHPPDALVLIDYMGANVRLGLKVKQRFPRVPILYYIAPQEWAFRVGEGGSTRLIGFTDRILAIFPEEARFYAARGAQVTWVGHPLLDTLKDLPSREAARAQLGLQAHERLLLLLPASRKQELRYLLPPLAAAAAELQRRCPGLRVIVPAGQAAFEPVLKAMLAAAGVQAEVVPAAQADQLRPTLCAAADLALNKSGTVNLELALRGVPQVVAYRVSRPTAWVAKHLLHFQVDHISPVNLVLQERLVPELLQDQFSAEAVVREALPLLDDPQARQRVADGYQRLRQALGEPGVTRRAAAAILDALPSATPA; via the coding sequence ATGAGGCGGCTGCTGATCAGCACCGGTGAAGTTTCCGGTGATCTGCAGGGGGGGCTGCTCGTGGCTGCCCTGCGCGAGGAGGCCCAGCGGCGCCAACTTCCCTTGGAGATTGCCGCTCTCGGGGGGGCGCGCATGGCCCAGGCCGGCGCCACCCTGCTGGCCGACACCACGCCGATGGGCTCGATTGGCCTGTGGGAAGCCTTGCCCTTGGTGTTGCCCACCCTGCGGGTGCAGCGGCGGGTGAGCCGTTGGCTGAAACGCCATCCACCCGATGCGCTGGTGCTGATCGATTACATGGGCGCCAATGTGCGCCTTGGCCTGAAGGTGAAGCAACGCTTCCCGCGTGTGCCGATCTTGTATTACATCGCTCCTCAGGAATGGGCCTTCCGTGTGGGCGAAGGGGGATCCACCCGGTTGATCGGCTTCACCGATCGCATCCTGGCGATCTTTCCCGAAGAAGCCCGCTTCTATGCCGCCCGCGGCGCCCAGGTCACCTGGGTGGGGCATCCCTTGCTCGATACCCTCAAGGATCTGCCCAGCCGCGAAGCTGCGCGTGCCCAGTTGGGGCTGCAGGCCCATGAGCGCCTGCTCTTGCTCCTGCCGGCCTCGCGCAAGCAGGAGCTGCGCTATCTGCTGCCGCCCCTGGCGGCTGCCGCCGCTGAGCTGCAACGCCGCTGCCCCGGGCTGCGGGTGATTGTCCCGGCTGGGCAAGCAGCCTTTGAGCCGGTGCTCAAGGCGATGCTGGCCGCGGCTGGGGTTCAGGCCGAGGTGGTGCCCGCCGCTCAGGCTGATCAGTTGCGCCCCACCCTCTGCGCTGCGGCGGATCTGGCCCTGAATAAATCGGGCACCGTGAACCTGGAACTGGCCCTCCGGGGAGTGCCCCAGGTGGTGGCTTATCGCGTCAGTCGCCCCACCGCCTGGGTGGCGAAGCATCTGCTCCACTTCCAGGTGGACCACATCTCGCCGGTGAACCTCGTGCTGCAGGAGCGCCTGGTGCCTGAGCTGCTGCAGGATCAATTCAGCGCGGAGGCTGTGGTGCGCGAAGCGCTGCCGCTCTTGGATGACCCGCAGGCCCGGCAGCGGGTGGCTGATGGCTACCAGCGTCTGCGCCAGGCCCTTGGGGAGCCGGGCGTCACCCGCCGTGCCGCCGCTGCCATCCTGGACGCGCTTCCCTCGGCTACTCCCGCTTGA
- a CDS encoding BamA/TamA family outer membrane protein, with amino-acid sequence MAATPHGLSRALRLRGSLGLAALLLTGAPALAQDQESPPAATPEASPPAETLAPPAKPEPKVLISEVVVKGIEGHPEQERLEIAVYDAMATRPGTQVTRSELQNDLSAIYASGWFSDVRIQPVDGPLGVQLVVTVVPNPVLTEVELEGIGPKTKMPPYLIPDIFAADYGKTLNLNTLQARIGELQKWYADQGYSLARVSGPTRVSPEGVVLLQVREGTVAGVEVQFLNKEGEATSDKGQPIRGKTKPWVVTREVSIKPGDTFNRRQLEDDIKRLYGTGLFGDVKVTLRPVAGNPGEVTIVLGIVEQSSGSLSGGLGYSQAQGVFGQVQLQDSNLLGRAWDLALNFTYGQFGGLGDISFTDPWIKGDKFRTAFRARVFFSREVPQIFQSQNNGTINTVSDVSNDFFKAPSSATAYNIQSKNNPTGTSFGSISKAVKADPSLNWFNLDNNSIALQRIGGNVQFVRPLNGGDPYKRAPWNVVVGVSGQEVTPMNFGGTVMPYGMNTNNYSKGKTQVKDVICIAYNCAENNQLVGVRVAATMNNLNDPRNPTSGNFLSLGTEQFFSVGPDSPTFNRLRASYTHYIPVNWLKIFKGCRPKPGQKEDCKQALAFQVVAGTNVGNLPPYEAFCLGGSNSVRGYYDCDLGVGKSFGEATIEYRFPIFSIISGEVFVDGGTSFGSQPNVPGNPGGLLLKPGDGFSVGTGLIVTTPVGPLRLEVASQDFTGQWRFNLGVGWKF; translated from the coding sequence ATGGCCGCCACCCCTCACGGTTTGAGCCGCGCACTGCGCCTCCGCGGCTCCCTCGGGCTGGCCGCCCTCCTGCTGACGGGTGCACCGGCCCTGGCTCAGGACCAGGAATCCCCTCCAGCTGCGACGCCTGAGGCGAGCCCGCCGGCGGAGACCCTCGCTCCGCCGGCCAAGCCTGAGCCGAAGGTGCTGATCAGCGAGGTGGTGGTCAAGGGTATCGAGGGCCACCCTGAGCAGGAGCGCCTCGAGATCGCCGTCTACGACGCGATGGCGACGCGCCCTGGTACCCAGGTCACCCGCAGCGAGCTGCAGAACGATCTCTCGGCGATCTACGCCAGCGGTTGGTTCTCCGATGTGCGCATCCAGCCCGTGGATGGCCCGTTGGGGGTGCAGTTGGTGGTGACGGTGGTGCCCAACCCGGTGCTCACCGAGGTGGAGCTCGAGGGCATCGGGCCGAAAACCAAGATGCCCCCCTACCTGATCCCGGATATTTTTGCGGCCGATTACGGCAAAACCCTCAACCTCAACACCCTGCAGGCCCGCATCGGTGAGCTGCAGAAGTGGTATGCGGATCAGGGCTATTCCCTGGCGCGGGTGAGCGGCCCCACCCGGGTCAGCCCGGAAGGCGTGGTGCTGCTGCAGGTGCGTGAGGGCACCGTGGCCGGTGTGGAGGTGCAGTTCCTCAACAAGGAAGGGGAAGCCACCAGCGACAAGGGTCAGCCCATCCGCGGCAAAACCAAACCCTGGGTGGTGACCCGTGAGGTGTCGATCAAGCCGGGCGATACCTTCAACCGCCGCCAGCTGGAAGACGACATCAAGCGCCTCTATGGCACCGGCCTGTTCGGTGATGTGAAGGTGACCCTGCGGCCGGTGGCGGGGAATCCCGGCGAAGTAACCATCGTGCTCGGCATTGTCGAGCAGTCGAGCGGTTCGCTTTCGGGTGGTCTCGGTTACAGCCAGGCCCAGGGTGTGTTCGGTCAGGTGCAGCTGCAGGACAGCAACCTGTTGGGTCGGGCCTGGGATCTCGCCTTGAACTTCACCTATGGCCAGTTCGGCGGCCTGGGTGACATCTCCTTCACCGATCCCTGGATCAAGGGGGATAAGTTCCGCACCGCCTTCCGCGCTCGGGTGTTCTTCAGCCGGGAAGTGCCCCAGATCTTCCAGAGTCAGAACAACGGCACGATCAACACCGTGTCGGATGTGTCGAACGACTTCTTCAAGGCACCTTCCAGTGCCACGGCCTACAACATCCAGAGCAAGAACAACCCCACCGGCACCTCCTTCGGCTCGATCTCCAAGGCTGTCAAGGCCGATCCCAGCCTCAACTGGTTCAACCTCGACAACAACTCGATTGCGCTGCAGCGCATCGGCGGCAACGTTCAGTTTGTGCGTCCGCTGAACGGTGGCGACCCCTACAAGCGGGCCCCGTGGAACGTGGTGGTGGGCGTTAGCGGCCAGGAAGTGACACCGATGAACTTCGGTGGCACGGTGATGCCCTATGGCATGAACACCAATAATTACAGCAAAGGAAAAACGCAGGTCAAAGATGTGATCTGCATCGCCTACAACTGCGCTGAAAATAACCAGCTCGTTGGCGTGCGTGTTGCCGCCACGATGAACAATCTCAACGACCCGCGCAATCCGACATCCGGCAACTTCCTGAGCCTCGGCACGGAACAGTTCTTCTCGGTGGGGCCTGATTCACCCACGTTCAACCGTCTGCGCGCCAGCTACACCCACTACATCCCTGTGAATTGGCTGAAGATCTTCAAGGGATGCCGTCCGAAGCCTGGCCAGAAGGAGGATTGCAAGCAGGCCCTCGCCTTCCAGGTCGTTGCTGGTACCAACGTGGGCAACCTTCCGCCGTATGAGGCGTTCTGCTTGGGCGGCTCCAACTCCGTGCGCGGTTACTACGACTGCGATCTGGGTGTGGGTAAGAGTTTTGGTGAGGCCACGATCGAATACCGCTTCCCGATCTTCAGCATCATCAGCGGTGAGGTGTTTGTGGATGGCGGCACCAGCTTTGGCAGCCAGCCGAATGTTCCCGGTAATCCCGGTGGTCTACTGCTCAAGCCCGGTGATGGCTTCTCGGTGGGAACCGGTCTGATTGTCACCACGCCGGTAGGTCCGCTGCGTTTGGAAGTGGCCAGCCAAGACTTCACCGGTCAGTGGCGCTTCAACCTCGGTGTGGGTTGGAAGTTCTGA